In the Phyllopteryx taeniolatus isolate TA_2022b chromosome 1, UOR_Ptae_1.2, whole genome shotgun sequence genome, taaactcactaatacaatgtcctgtgtcacaacttggagcaggagtgctgtctacagctaaacgtttctaaaactgtaggcatgtatttcactaaaacaaatagagtatcacctgaccccgacatacttgttaatggaaaaaaaatgcaaattgtcagccaatacaaatatattgggttaataatagattcacagctttcctttaaagcccatattgacaaattgtgtaaaaatatcaaattaaacctcgcaaattttcgtgcaattcggaatgaaatgtcaactgaagctgcaaaaatttacctgcattcgatgattcttagtcactttaactattgcataaccagttggtcccaggctggtcagaatgcaaaaaaaacattggaagttttgtacaaacaagtaattaaagtgatggataaaaaaccaaggcactatcatcactgtgcaatttttaaaaaaatacagtcttttaaactgggaccgtcttcacatatttgcagatttaaatttgatttataaagtactgcatgatttggccccagctcctctggctgagttcatcagccaaagaaacagctctgagcgtgtcactcgaggctctgtcagaggtgactgtctcattcctctgcgcaggagcactttcagtaagtcagcctggtcagtgaggaccgctggtgagtggaactcagtacctgaggaggttaaactgcttacaacatacaaggccttcacaaaaaaactgaaaatgtggctagttaacacctatagctgccatcactaaaagacaagtatgttatgttgtctttttgttatgatcaaaaaaattatggttttattctctcttaatagtatagtttgattatgtatcctgtattatattgtcttgtagatgtattttactgcttttttacatcatggccaggggactacagatgaaaactagccttctggctaattctggcttttttaaccatgtgtacttcatgtgttttatgaaattgcattgtcccctttcaaaaataaactgataaacataaaatcactgtttaaaaactgtatttattgtgttcttgggttatatttgtctgatatttacatttgcttgatgatCTTAGTTTTCACAACACACacgtagatagatagatagatagatagatagatagaacaaCAGAGAAAAAATTTGCACTGCTGAAGATGACTCACTTCGCCTTTTGCCGTGAAAATGCGTGGCTATTACTTGATCGTACATAAAATAGCTTACAGCATTGTAGTCATTTTACCTCAACCTAATAAAAATTGGATCACATCCCATTTTAATATTGAGAAACCCTGCTCTAAAGTGAACCCAGATATGGAAATCTGCTTATGTGCCCCCAGGCTCACACCATTTGTATGATTTACTGAAAGAAAGCAGACATGCAAAAAGTATCTTGTTCTTGTGCTTCATTTGAAGTGCTTTGATACTCCAAATTGGAAATGGGCTAATGTGGTACATGAAAGCAGGTTGGTAACGGTTACAAACAAAAGCGAACTCTGTGTGCAGTGCTTTTAAAAATTgataaaaatgctttaaaatatGGACAGTTATGGCTAATCTGGAGCAAGATTAATTGGTTGTATTATTCTCACACACGTGCACTATTAAAGCATGTTATTAACATACGGACATTATTGttgaacaaagaaaaacacagagTGGTGACAGAAGTAACTTGTAACTGATGAGACCAGAattaaaaacacccaagaatgtcAAAGAACAAAAGATCAGACAACAGgattctgaagtggccttctcTGAGTACTGATTTAAATCCTATTAACATCTGGAGAAGAAGCTGAACCGTGCTGTTTAGAGAAGGCAATCTTCAAACCAAAGACAGCTAGAGCAGTTTTCCCATGAGGAGCAGACTTGTCAGTTGCACAAGTCTTTGGACAATCTAAATGCTTTGACGTAAAAAAGCTTAAAGTGGTTTAATGTCCGAAAACTGCaatcaatcatcaccaaaacgtGTGTGTACATCTCTAGTCATGCCAAATTTCACttctgaaaatatcaaaatggtAACTACAGTATTACGGATGCTGTCTACGTTAAGCCTTTTCCAATAAGGAAATGTAAGGTTAttgtgatattttcagaggttgaagtgggcatgaGTAGAGAAGTATACACAAGTTTTGGTGACGATTGATCGCAGTCATCGGACATTAAATGAGGTTAAAGAATTTTACGTTTGTTATGCGTTTTAGACTGTCCCCAATTCATTGAGAGTTACAGAATTTGTTTGATTGCAGTTACTGCCTCAAAAGGTGGTGATGCCAAAACTAAATTAAGGGTACCATAATTTTTGTCCAGGTCGGTTTCATTagtttatctttaaaaaaataattatactcGACCAGATTTCAATACATGTACAATAATAATGGGATTTTGTCTTCTTGCAAACTGATAATgccaaacaaaatattgtacagtatgaTGATTTCAAAGTCAATCATGTCATATGCTAAATTTACCGTTGCTAGGTTGTTAAAATGCATGACTCCGTTGTAAACTGTGTGCACGGTGTGTTGCAGGTGGCAGCAAAGCCCAGTGTCACGGCTGTCTCGAGTACTGCTGCGAAGGCTCGCCACCTTTCTGCTGCTCCTATTACGCCTTCGTGGAGGACGTCCTTTCGCTATTACAACCCACCATCTGCCTTTTATGTcgcaaaaaaactatttatttcaGGCAAAAGTGTGCTTAAGATTAGCGTGAAAGCCGCTAACTCACTCACCAACTGTCCTTTAGCTTACCAGAAGGACTTAGCTAAACATGCATGCGGTGACGCTTGTATTTATCATTACTCATCACTATCACCATGCTTTTTCACAATAACATGCTGACTAATTTTGACTATGACAACGCTATTCAAAGGCACCACAAAAATCCTGGTAACACTCATTCACATCCACGTCACACCGTTGACTAATAGCAGATGATGCAGTAGGTCACTGTGGCAACACCCTAAAAGCGTTTGAGATCGCTTCGTCCTCTTCCTCACGTGTGACTGCTTGTGTGTTCCAGGGGCACTGCCATTTCTGGGATTGTGTTTGGCTTGGTGTTTCTGATGGCCGCAAtggcagccttgttcctgtgtctctgcatgtgtgtgaaaaATGGACATGGCGCCAGGGTCGGTGTGTTCAGCACATCATGCATTAACACTGTTCCACAGGCCTACTCAGGTGAGTCGCCACTCAGATTACAAATGTCATATATGATCTCGGTTCCACTGTATGGTTCACTTTTGAGGTTCTTCTATAGGGTACTACAGTATTGCCTGAGCCGATACTACTATATATTTCACTTAAAGCATGCCATCATCGCGATATATAGACCCtttccaacaaaaaaatgtatatcatggaaaagtttccATAaaattatttccataattccaattcaaaaagttaaactttcatagattatagattcagggcatacaattgaaacaatttcaagtatttatttgtttattttaacataatttgggcttccagctcataaaacccacaaaatcaggaattcaaaaaatttgaatactatgaagaaatcagcccaaattttgcaggccataaatgttttaaattgagtgtcacacactaatcatctccTAAAATCAAAGCACCTGGACaagtttccccaggtgtcatgaaattgcttcagtttggttcaattgtctcagttagGTTCAaaatggggaagactgcagacttgacaactga is a window encoding:
- the cyyr1 gene encoding cysteine and tyrosine-rich protein 1, with amino-acid sequence MENPCRRTRPVRWKLLRNSFLLCFSTGGSKAQCHGCLEYCCEGSPPFCCSYYAFVEDVLSGTAISGIVFGLVFLMAAMAALFLCLCMCVKNGHGARVGVFSTSCINTVPQAYSGPPPLYSYDCETYPPPLHPPPYTPVQSGLAS